The following is a genomic window from Opitutus sp. GAS368.
AGCACGAGATAAATACAGTTGGAGGGACTGTCCTCCTGGAAGATGACGGCCTGGTGCGGAAAACGGACGTGGCGCACTTCCTTGGCGAGCAGGGCTCCCTGCGCGGCCGGGAAATGGCTGATGAAGCGATGCGAGCGGACATCCATGGCAATGGGACACAGCAAGGCAGGCCGCGGCGCGATGGGCAAGCTGCTAGAGCTGGATGGGCAGGCCGACCTCGATGATCTGCATTGGCGGCAGGCGGTAGTAGTCGCGCACGGGGCGGGCGTTGCGGCTGAGCAGCGCATAGAGGCGTTTCTGCCACTGCCACATCTTCGTATCGCCGTCGGTGATGATCATCTCGCGGTTGAAATAGTAGGTGGCCTCGTTGAGCTTCACTGGCACGCCGGCCGCGCGCACCTGTTCCATGAGGTGTTCGACGTCCGGCGATTCCATGTAGCCGTAGCGGGCGATGGCGCGCCAGACCCCGTTGCCGGAGCCGATCTCACGCACCTCCAGCCGCTCGTCCGCGGGCACAGCCGGCACCTCGTCGGTCACGACGCTGAGCAGGACGACGGTCTCGTGCAGCACCTTGTTGGCCTTGACGTGGTGGAGCAACACCAGAGGCGTGCCGGTCGGGTTGCCCGCCATGAACACCGCGGTGCCGCGCACGCGGGCGATGCGGTCCGAACTGGCCACGCTGGAGAGCTCGTCCTCCGTGATCTCGTTGGCGTAAATGCGACGGAAGATCTCGTCCTTGCCTCTCTTCCACGTGTGCATGATCGCGATGATGCCGAGGGCGACGAAGATGGGGAACCAGCCGCCGTCGGTGAACTTGTGGATGTTCGAGGCGAAGAGGGGCACGTCCACGAGCAGGAACGACCCGCAGAGCAGCGCGGCGGTCCACGCCGGCCAGCGCCAGTGCTTGCGCAGCACCGTGTAGAACGCGAGGGTCGTGACCACCATGGTGCCGGTGACGGCGATACCGTAGGCGGCGGCGAGCCGGTCGCTGGAGCCGAAGGTCAGCACGACATAGATCGAACCGAAGGCCAGCAGGCCGTTGACCAGGGGCAGGTAAATCTGGCCGGACTGGTCGGGGTTGGTGTAGGTGATCTTCAGGCGCGGGAAATAGCCGAGTTGGATCGCCTGGCGGGTGAGCGAATAGGTGCCGGTGATCATCGCCTGGCTGGCGATGATGGCGGCCACGATCGAGAGCAGGGTCAACGCCAGCCGGGGCGCCCCTTCGGGCACGAGCGCAAAGAAAGTGTGCGAGGTGGTGTCACCCGGATGGGCGAGCACCCGGGCGCCCTGGCCAAAGTAGTTCAGGATGAGCGCGGGCCACGCACAGAAATACCAGGCCCGGGCAATGTGCTTCCGGCCGAAGTGGCCCATGTCGGCGTAGAGCGCCTCGGCGCCGGTGATGGCGAGCACGACCGAGCCGAGCAGTGCCGTTGCCTGGCCCGGGTGATCGGCCAGCAAGCGCAGACCGAACAGAGGATTGAGGGCTTCGACGACTTGAGGCGCATCCTTGATGTGCCATGCACCCAATCCGCCGATGACGAGAAACCAGACGAGCATCGTGGGCCCGAAGATGCCGCCGATGGCCTTGGTGCCCTTGAACTGGAACGCGAAAAGCCCGGCCAAGACCACCGCCGAGATGAAAGGCACCTTGTGGGCGAAGCTGGGGTCGAAGGTGTTCAGGCCTTCCACGGCGCCCAGCACCGAGATGGCCGGTGTGATGATGCCGTCACCATAGAGCAGGGCGGCGCCAAACAGGATGAGCAGCGTCATCGTGCCGATGCCTTGGGCGGTCCGGGTCCGGTCGCCGTGGCTCAAGGCCAGCAGGGCAAAGATTCCGCCTTCGCCGCGATTGTCGGCCCGGGTGACAAAGACCAGGTATTTCCCCACCACGACCAGGAGCATGGCCCAGAAAACCAAGGACAACGCGCCCAGCACGCCGGCCGAACGCTCGACCGAGGGCAAATAATTCAGGCATTCGCGCAATGCGTAAAGGGGGCTGGTGCCGATGTCGCCGAAAACGACGCCGAGGGCGCCGAGCGTCAGGCCGGCGGTCGCGGTGGCTTTTCCTGCTGTGCCCGTGACTTGCATAAAGTGGGAGAATGTTGGGCCGGGGGGCCGGCTGAGCCAGCAGTTTCAGGCGGGGCAGGCATATTGCTTGACCTCTTTTGGTAAAAAGGACGCGGCCCGCAAAAACGGTTGCCGCCCAAGGCTTTTGGCGCAGCCTGTCGGCATGTCCATCGCGTGGAAAACCGCCAAGAAATACGACGATATTCTTTACCACAAGGCAGCCGGCATGGCCCGGATCACGATCAACCGGCCCGACAAACGCAACGCCTTCCGCCCGCAAACCGTGGCCGAGATGCACGAGGCGCTGCTCGACGCTCGCGAGGACCAGACGATCGGCGTGGTTTTCCTGACCGGCGCCGGTCCGGCCAAGGACGGCAAGTATGCGTTTTGCGCCGGCGGCGACCAATCCGTGCGCGGCCACGGCGGTTACATCGACGGCAAAGGCGTGCCACGCCTCAATGTGCTCGAGGTGCAGAAGCTCATCCGCTCGATGCCCAAGGTCGTGATTGCGCTTGTCGCCGGCTACGCGATCGGCGGCGGCCACGTGTTGCATGTCATGTGCGACCTCACCATCGCGGCCGAGAACGCCATTTTCGGCCAGGTCGGTCCCAAGATGGGCAGCTTCGACGGCGGCTTTGGTTCCAGTTACCTGGCGCGCATGGTCGGCCAGAAGAAAGCCCGGGAAATCTGGTTCCTCTGCCGCCAATACAACGCGACCGAGGCGCTCGAGATGGGTCTCGTGAACAAGGTTGTGCCAGTGCAGGACCTCGAGGCCGAGGGTGTGGCGTGGGCGCAGGAAATCCTGCAGCGCAGCCCGCTGGCCATCCGGTGTCTCAAGGCCGCGTTCAACGCCGAACTCGACGGCCAGAGCGGCATCCAGGAACTCGCGGGCAACGCCACCATGCTTTACTACATGACCGAGGAGGCGAAGGAGTTCATGACGGCCCAGCAGGAAAAACGGAAGCCGAAGGCCGGGCAATTCCCGTGGCTACCGTAAGTGCGGCTGGCTGATCAGCCGCTGCCCTTCGTAGCAGCATCCGTCGACCACACGACCAGCCAACCGCTGTCCTTGTCGACGTAGGCGATGGTGGAAGCGGTGGCGCCGGAGGCGTCGGCATGTTCAGCGACTTGGGCGGGCCCGGACTGCGGCGCAGCCGGCCGATTCACAAAGAAGGCAATGGCCAGGGCGGCCGCGGCGGCGAACGGTGCGCTGAACCAGATGATCGGGGCCAACGGCCGTTTCCGGGTGGGTTTGGCGGCTGCACCGGACAGCTGGGCCCGCAGGGTACGCCATTCTGTGTCGACATCGGGCACGGCGACATTGGCGGCGTCAGTTTTCAGAAAAGCCGCGGCTTCCCCAAGGTTGGCGCGCAATTGCTGGCAAGCAGGACAGGCGGCGACATGCACCGAGAGGGTGGCGTGCTGCGCCGGGGGCAGCACGCCGTCCCGTTCGGCGAGAATCAGGGATTCGATGTCGCGGCAGTTCATGACACAGGTCCCGGCAAAGTTCAGCGGCCCCGGCCGTAGCCCATGCGCCGGTCGTCGCGGTCATAACGGTCGCGGCGGTCATCACGATCATAGCGGTCGTGGCGTTCGTAGCGGACATCGCGTTCGTAGGCGACCCAGACTCGGTCGGTGCGGTAGGCGTAGTGGCCGTCAACATAGCGGCGGAACTCGCAGCCAGAGTAGCTGCGTTCGATGATCCAGCAGCCGGGTACCCAGACTTTCACGCTGACTTCCTTCCAATAGCCATCGGCGCAACGATCGTCGCGGTCGTTGACGATCACGGTCGTGGAGCGGGCCGGATAGCCGTCGTAGTGGTTGTTTTCGTTGAGGGCGGCGCCGATGATGAGTCCACCGATGAGCCCGCCGAAAACGGCGAGACCCTTGTCACTGGCTTGGGCCGGCTTGGGCGCGAGGGAGAGAGCGGTAACGGCGATGAGAGCGAGAGCGGTGATTTTGGTTTTCATAAGTCCTCCAAGGTTGGGTTCATTCCTTGGGACGAAACTCACCGGGCGTTTATTCAATCGTTGTGAGAGAAATCGTAAGTTATTGGTCGTCAGCTTTATTTGCCGACTAATATCACGGCGTAAACTTCTCCCTTTTTGCCGGTGGAGGAGCCGCCGAGCACGGTGATGCCGCCGCGCTGCAGCACATACTCGTGCCGGACTGAACCCCAACGCACCTTGAGCAACACGGTTTTCCCATCAGAACTCGCAGTCGCGAGTTCCACCTGCTGGCCTTCGCCCAAAGACAGGGCGCCCTTTGCCGGCACAGCCAAGGAGACGGAATCCTCGCCGAGAAACCGGAAACTTTCAAAACGCAGGATGCGCCGGAGGTTTGGCTCATAGGCGGCGAGGCGGCGATCGGATTCGCCGCTTTCATTGGACGCGGAAATGAGGATGCCGCGCACGGCGACCGATTCGGCCGAGCGAGCGACGGAGAACAGTCCGGCAAGACTGGCGAGCATGAGAATGAGGCGGATGGTCTTCATGGTTTGGCTCCTGGTTTTTGCGCCAGCAAGCGGCGCGCGTGATAAAGTCGGGACATGACCGTGCCGGTCGGGATGGAGGTGGCTTGGGCGATCTCCTCGTAAGAAAGGCCCTCGACCTCGCGCAAGGCAAGCACGGCGCGCAGCTTCGGCGGCAGGGCCTCGATGGCGGCTTGGAGCACGGCCTGGCGCTCGCGGCTTTCCGCCTGTTTGCCGGCGTCATCGGTTGTCGCGGGCTCGGGGGCGGCCTCCGCAGTTTCGTCGCCGAGATCGAACGGCAGGAAACGGTCAAACCAGCGGCGCCGCTTGCGCAGATGGTCGAGTGCCCGCCGGGTGGCGATGGGATGCAGCCAGGTGCTGAAGCGGGCTTCGCCGCGGAATTTCGGCAGTTCGCGCCAGACGGTAAGCCAGATTTCCTGACAGACGTCCCGCGCGTCCGCATCGTGGCGGACGATGGCGTAGACGAGGCGAAAGGTCCGTTCATAGTGGCTGCGCATGATGACGCCGAAGGCCGGCTCGTCGCCCGTTTGCGCGCGCCGCAGCAACTCGGGATCGGGATCGGGCTGGGGCGGCTGCGTGTTGGGCACGGGGGCGGACAGACAGGTGAATGGTCAGGACGGTTCCGTCCCGGGCAGGATGAGGCTGGCGTCGAACGGCAGGTCCACATGGATGAGGCTGCGGTTGAGCACGGTGGGATCGGGCCGGCGCAGGCAGAATCCATAACCGTCGCCGAGCGCGACGTGGCTCTGGGCGTTTTCGTCCAACAGCGGGTGGTAGAAAAGCCGGCCCGCCCGGGCGAGCGAGGTATCCTCGGCGACAATGGCGACTTCGCCCAGCCGGCGGGCGCCTTCGTCAGTATCAAGCAGCTGCTTCAACAGGTCCGCCCCGGTGCGGGCCTGCGCGGCCGTGACCCGGCCGCGTTTGAACTCAAGTTCGATGCCGCTGATCACGGCTCCACCGTAACTGATCGGGCGCGAAATGCGCACCGTGCCTTCGGCGGAGTCCCGGTGCGGGGCCGTGAAGACCTCTTCGGTGGGCAGGTTCGCGACGAATGATGTGCCGGATTGGGTGGTGAGCTGGGCGGTTCGCCAGATGTGTCCGGGGGGCAGCGTGACCGTGAGGTCGGTGCCTTCGCCCTTGTAGCGCAATGACGTCAATTGCCGTGCGTTCAGCGCGTCGCGGCGCTGGCGGAGCAGGCGCAAATGAACCTGCCAGGCGGCGAACGGAGCCGGTTCGTTCACCCGGGTTGCGGTGAAGACCTCCTGCCAGAGCGCCGCGAGCCGCTGCTCCGACGGCAAGTCCGCATAAACCGCCTGGGCCCAGGCCGGGCTTGGGGCAGGGGCGACAGTCCAGTTGGTCGCACCCTGCACCAGCTGCTGGGCGACCGGCCCGAAGTGTTCCCAGCCGATGCGGCGCAACTCGGCGACGCGCCCGGCCGGCAGGCCGTCGAGCAGCCGCGGTTGGCTGCTTTGGAGGAAGAGCAGGGCGTCGCCCCGCCGCACACCGTCCGCCAGGCGCCGCGCATTGTTGCCGGCCAGCTGCGCGAAGCCGCGCCAGTCGGCCTTCTCGGCAAATTCGCGCAGCCGCGGGCCATCGCCCCAGATCACCTCGGCATCGGCGGCGGCCGTCTTGATCACGGTTTCGACAATCACCTCCGTGCTGCGCGCCACGCCCTGCAGTTCGTAGGGCTCGGCAATGAGCAGGCGCTGGCCGCGCTGGAGGTTTAGGCCCACCCGCACAATGACCTCGGCGAAGGCATGCAGGCGCGGCTCAAAATCAGGCAGCATGCCGAGACTGAGACAGAAATCGCGAAATCACGGAAGGGCGAATCACGGCCCGGTGAGTTGGAAATGTGCGGCGATCTGCCGGGCGGCTGCACCGGGAGGGGCGGTTCCGGTGTCGATGAGCAGGTCGGTGCGCGGGATGAGCGGCGAGGCAAAGGTGCCGCGGTCGCGCAGCCGCCGGTAGAGGGCGACGTCGGTGAGCTTCTTGAACCGCCGGCGTTGCTTCGAGCCGATCCGCTCCTCAATGGCGGTTTCACTCGCCGTCAGGCCGATGGACAGCAGCTGCACCCCGCGGCACGGCAGTTCGGTGAACAGCCAGTCGATGAACGCCTGCGGGACGGTGTTCTCGGGATTGAAGGTGAAGATGAGGCGCGCCCGGTCCGGCCGGGGGAACTGCGCGAAGAAGTCCCGCCAGAGCCGGTCGCGCCGCGCCACGAATTCCGGTGTGCCGAACGGGTGCTGCCGGAGCACCTCGTCCACCACCAGGTGGTTGTGGTAGAGCTCGAAGCCGGTGAGCGCAGCGAGCTCCCCGGCCACCGTATATTTGCCGGCGGCCACCGGGCCGTGCAGGAAGACGAGGTGCAGGCTCATCCGGATTGCACTTCCAGCAGGATGGCGTCGTTCAGGTAATTTCGCAGATAGCCGTAGGTCACCGTGCCGTAACCGCCCTGGCCCCACTGCGGCCCCCAGGAATTCTTGAAGAGAAACACCGCGTCCTCGATCCGTCCCGTCGGGCATTTGTAGCCGACGATGGTGACGGCATGGCCGCCGCCCGACTGGGGCTTCTGGCCGCTCAGGTAACCGGTGCGGATGGACCGGTAATTGGGCCAGGCCATGCCGACCGGGATCGGCACGCCGGCGTTCAAGGCCTGGACGAGGTTGTTGATGAGTGTCGCGGAATCGCGGCCTGGCAGGCGGTGCACGAAGACGCGCTGGTGACGTTTCGCTTCCTCGATCACGGCGGGCGGCGGGTTCTCGATGGCGTTGATCTTCGAGCCGAACTTGTTCGGCATGGTGGTTTGCAGGGGTATGCCGTAGGCGCGCAGCGCCTCGACGACTTCGCTCAGGGCGAAACCTTCATCGGCGTCCTCGGCCGCCTCGCCTCCGGTCGTGCCGCTGGGCGGCGGGATGTGCTGCACGGTCTGCCGCGCGGCCCAGATAAGGTATTCCTCCGAGAACCGGTCCACGCGGCCGGTAAGCTCGGCGTTTTGGAACTCCAGCGCGCTGACCACGGCGAAAATCGCGC
Proteins encoded in this region:
- a CDS encoding C1 family peptidase, with translation MPCLNRFVPLYLAGAFLLTILDSLAADEILAPGTRLGDLPVGNTTYHQVVIRSVNARTLVITHTGGMVSIGLRDLAPEWQARFHYNPSAAAPEETAAPSKPAVVAHATAKKSSSRFEWLLQQFGHPTEPQTEVDLRPKFLQLDLGVKDQGHRPSCAIFAVVSALEFQNAELTGRVDRFSEEYLIWAARQTVQHIPPPSGTTGGEAAEDADEGFALSEVVEALRAYGIPLQTTMPNKFGSKINAIENPPPAVIEEAKRHQRVFVHRLPGRDSATLINNLVQALNAGVPIPVGMAWPNYRSIRTGYLSGQKPQSGGGHAVTIVGYKCPTGRIEDAVFLFKNSWGPQWGQGGYGTVTYGYLRNYLNDAILLEVQSG
- the menB gene encoding 1,4-dihydroxy-2-naphthoyl-CoA synthase; protein product: MSIAWKTAKKYDDILYHKAAGMARITINRPDKRNAFRPQTVAEMHEALLDAREDQTIGVVFLTGAGPAKDGKYAFCAGGDQSVRGHGGYIDGKGVPRLNVLEVQKLIRSMPKVVIALVAGYAIGGGHVLHVMCDLTIAAENAIFGQVGPKMGSFDGGFGSSYLARMVGQKKAREIWFLCRQYNATEALEMGLVNKVVPVQDLEAEGVAWAQEILQRSPLAIRCLKAAFNAELDGQSGIQELAGNATMLYYMTEEAKEFMTAQQEKRKPKAGQFPWLP
- a CDS encoding aminopeptidase codes for the protein MLPDFEPRLHAFAEVIVRVGLNLQRGQRLLIAEPYELQGVARSTEVIVETVIKTAAADAEVIWGDGPRLREFAEKADWRGFAQLAGNNARRLADGVRRGDALLFLQSSQPRLLDGLPAGRVAELRRIGWEHFGPVAQQLVQGATNWTVAPAPSPAWAQAVYADLPSEQRLAALWQEVFTATRVNEPAPFAAWQVHLRLLRQRRDALNARQLTSLRYKGEGTDLTVTLPPGHIWRTAQLTTQSGTSFVANLPTEEVFTAPHRDSAEGTVRISRPISYGGAVISGIELEFKRGRVTAAQARTGADLLKQLLDTDEGARRLGEVAIVAEDTSLARAGRLFYHPLLDENAQSHVALGDGYGFCLRRPDPTVLNRSLIHVDLPFDASLILPGTEPS
- a CDS encoding KUP/HAK/KT family potassium transporter, encoding MQVTGTAGKATATAGLTLGALGVVFGDIGTSPLYALRECLNYLPSVERSAGVLGALSLVFWAMLLVVVGKYLVFVTRADNRGEGGIFALLALSHGDRTRTAQGIGTMTLLILFGAALLYGDGIITPAISVLGAVEGLNTFDPSFAHKVPFISAVVLAGLFAFQFKGTKAIGGIFGPTMLVWFLVIGGLGAWHIKDAPQVVEALNPLFGLRLLADHPGQATALLGSVVLAITGAEALYADMGHFGRKHIARAWYFCAWPALILNYFGQGARVLAHPGDTTSHTFFALVPEGAPRLALTLLSIVAAIIASQAMITGTYSLTRQAIQLGYFPRLKITYTNPDQSGQIYLPLVNGLLAFGSIYVVLTFGSSDRLAAAYGIAVTGTMVVTTLAFYTVLRKHWRWPAWTAALLCGSFLLVDVPLFASNIHKFTDGGWFPIFVALGIIAIMHTWKRGKDEIFRRIYANEITEDELSSVASSDRIARVRGTAVFMAGNPTGTPLVLLHHVKANKVLHETVVLLSVVTDEVPAVPADERLEVREIGSGNGVWRAIARYGYMESPDVEHLMEQVRAAGVPVKLNEATYYFNREMIITDGDTKMWQWQKRLYALLSRNARPVRDYYRLPPMQIIEVGLPIQL
- a CDS encoding sigma-70 family RNA polymerase sigma factor; its protein translation is MPNTQPPQPDPDPELLRRAQTGDEPAFGVIMRSHYERTFRLVYAIVRHDADARDVCQEIWLTVWRELPKFRGEARFSTWLHPIATRRALDHLRKRRRWFDRFLPFDLGDETAEAAPEPATTDDAGKQAESRERQAVLQAAIEALPPKLRAVLALREVEGLSYEEIAQATSIPTGTVMSRLYHARRLLAQKPGAKP
- a CDS encoding zf-HC2 domain-containing protein → MNCRDIESLILAERDGVLPPAQHATLSVHVAACPACQQLRANLGEAAAFLKTDAANVAVPDVDTEWRTLRAQLSGAAAKPTRKRPLAPIIWFSAPFAAAAALAIAFFVNRPAAPQSGPAQVAEHADASGATASTIAYVDKDSGWLVVWSTDAATKGSG